Proteins encoded within one genomic window of Nitrospirota bacterium:
- a CDS encoding NHL repeat-containing protein, with translation MKNSCLNEIHGLKSIAKSQKLGTGLILLCFLFVVTGPLYAQQTGTAITYYDSITYDDEDGSLSFPSAVFIDPVMNEIYVIDGKSRVNIYTSDLFPLYSIGKNNGIQSPQGLTVDSAGYLYVGQTASLDNPRNRISVFNACLHWDRDIYFEGFDGADSFVPYRMAVDKKGVLYVSGSYSPGVLVMDGKGKFLDIISVEEEGRKVKINNAVLDNSGKLYLVSEEEGRVYVYDANNKKMLFKFGEKGGSSGKLSRPRAVAVDNRNGRIFVVDYMRHTVSVYNSEGTYIFEFGGLGWDEGWFQFPTDIAIDKDGKLAVADLFNNRIQVFNAW, from the coding sequence GCTAAAAGTCAGAAGCTTGGGACAGGACTTATTTTATTGTGTTTTCTATTTGTTGTTACCGGTCCTCTTTACGCCCAGCAGACCGGCACCGCTATTACTTACTACGACAGCATAACTTATGATGATGAAGACGGCAGCCTGTCATTTCCATCCGCAGTATTTATAGATCCGGTCATGAATGAAATTTATGTAATTGACGGTAAGAGCAGGGTCAATATTTATACATCCGATTTATTCCCCCTTTACTCAATCGGTAAAAACAACGGGATCCAATCGCCGCAGGGATTGACCGTCGACTCAGCGGGATATCTTTACGTTGGACAAACCGCGTCGCTTGATAATCCAAGGAACAGGATCTCTGTTTTTAATGCATGCCTTCACTGGGACAGAGATATTTATTTTGAAGGCTTCGACGGGGCGGATTCATTTGTGCCATACCGCATGGCTGTCGATAAAAAGGGGGTCCTCTACGTGTCCGGCAGCTACTCCCCGGGCGTTCTGGTCATGGACGGCAAAGGGAAATTCCTCGATATAATTTCTGTGGAAGAGGAAGGAAGGAAGGTCAAAATAAACAACGCCGTCCTGGACAACTCCGGGAAACTTTATCTTGTCAGCGAGGAAGAAGGGCGCGTATATGTATATGATGCAAACAATAAAAAAATGCTCTTTAAGTTTGGTGAGAAGGGGGGGAGTTCAGGCAAACTGAGCCGCCCCAGGGCAGTAGCCGTAGACAACCGGAACGGCAGGATCTTTGTGGTGGATTATATGCGCCATACTGTTTCCGTCTACAACAGCGAAGGGACATATATTTTCGAGTTCGGCGGACTGGGCTGGGACGAAGGCTGGTTTCAATTTCCAACGGACATCGCCATTGACAAAGACGGCAAGTTGGCCGTTGCGGATTTATTTAACAACAGGATACAGGTGTTCAATGCGTGGTAG